One part of the Strix aluco isolate bStrAlu1 chromosome 31, bStrAlu1.hap1, whole genome shotgun sequence genome encodes these proteins:
- the LOC141916912 gene encoding uncharacterized protein LOC141916912 yields the protein MVSVESSIVLAAVESQHETLLEISTQEHWNPTQEHWNPTQEQWNPAYTDEEEQYPSSASRALVTSESEKRQGATQHPLLHSVHSGWISQEQNPANTTGTIEQHEFTVAGENYIEKESSQTAMASNHGAKQNDSAQDPLVYPGWDKGEDYATQPAIMDRIIPSRENNHEKESSTTAVASPDGAHHEDPTQPPLPSDNEPGQGTEGITHPTDAPGSEVLHRATASTNKAGDDSPLTGTSKNDGSCSFLTPGVK from the exons ATGGTCAGCGTTGAATCCTCCATTGTCCTGGCAGCTGTAGAGTCGCAACATGAAACACTTCTGGAAATCTCCACACAAGAGCATTGGAACCCCACACAAGAGCATTGGAACCCCACACAAGAGCAATGGAACCCTGCCTATACAGATGAAGAGGAGCAGTATCCTAGCTCTGCTAGCAGGG CACTAGTTACAAGTGAAAGTGAAAAACGTCAAGGAGCAACCCAACATCCACTGTTACACAGTGTTCATTCTGGGTGGATCAGTCAAGAACAAAATCCTGCAAATACCACTGGGACTATTGAACAACATGAATTTACTGTTGCAGGTGAAAATTATATTGAAAAGGAATCTTCTCAAACAG CTATGGCCTCCAACCATGGGGCCAAACAGAATGACTCAGCGCAAGACCCATTGGTGTATCCAGGTTGGGACAAGGGAGAGGATTATGCTACACAACCTGCTATAATGGATAGAATTATCCCTTCCAGAGAGAATAATCATGAAAAAGAGTCTTCCACTACAG CTGTTGCTTCTCCTGATGGTGCCCACCACGAAGACCCAACCCAGCCACCTCTGCCTTCAGATAATGAACCAGGACAGGGCACTGAAGGCATCACGCATCCCACAGACGCCCCTGGCAGTGAGGTcctccacagggccacagccaGTACGAACAAAGCTGGTGATGACTCTCCTCTGACGGGTACCAGTAAGAACGATGGATCATGCTCATTTCTCACACCCGGGGTGAAATGA